In Paenibacillus guangzhouensis, a single window of DNA contains:
- the ptsG gene encoding glucose-specific PTS transporter subunit IIBC — protein sequence MFKNIFGVLQKVGKALMLPVAILPAAGILLALGNVLHNPSLLEWIPALDNDTVRGVSAVMEQAGGIIFDNLSLLFAVGVAIGLAGGDGVAGLAAIIGYLVMNVTMKLIIGITPEMVATNLSYANVLGISTLQTGVFGGIIVGILAAVLYKRFFTIELPSYLGFFAGKRFVPIITAASSLILGIIMVFVWPPIQGGLNAFSHSMIDKNQTLAAFVFGVIERSLIPFGLHHIFYSPFWFEFGQYVNKAGELVRGDQKIFFAQLADGVNLTAGTFMVGKFPFMMFGLPAAALAMYHEARPEHKKLVAGMMGSAALTSFLTGITEPLEFSFLFVAPLLFAVHALFAGLSFMTMQLLNVKIGMTFSGGVIDFLLFGVLPNRTRWWLVIVVGLILAVIYYFGFRFAIRAFNLRTPGREEVTRDRAAVSAKDADELPRNILTALGGQENITSLDACITRLRVTVKNSAGVNKSQLKELGASGVLEVGNNIQAIFGPKSDILKTKISEIITRDSMELEASKDVVKDKDTEKPSDKE from the coding sequence ATGTTCAAGAATATTTTCGGAGTACTTCAAAAAGTCGGTAAAGCACTGATGCTTCCGGTAGCCATCTTGCCAGCTGCGGGGATCTTGCTTGCACTGGGAAATGTATTGCATAATCCGTCATTGCTGGAATGGATTCCTGCCCTTGATAATGATACTGTTCGAGGGGTTTCAGCTGTTATGGAGCAGGCGGGGGGCATCATATTCGATAATTTATCATTGCTGTTCGCGGTGGGGGTCGCTATTGGCCTTGCTGGCGGCGATGGTGTTGCCGGTTTAGCGGCGATTATTGGATATCTCGTGATGAATGTGACGATGAAACTCATTATTGGTATCACACCGGAAATGGTCGCCACGAATTTGTCGTATGCCAACGTGCTCGGGATTAGTACGCTGCAGACCGGGGTATTCGGAGGAATCATCGTCGGCATACTGGCAGCAGTGCTGTATAAGAGGTTCTTTACGATTGAGCTTCCTTCCTATTTGGGATTTTTTGCAGGTAAACGATTTGTTCCGATTATAACGGCGGCATCCTCTCTGATTCTCGGGATCATTATGGTATTCGTATGGCCACCGATTCAAGGCGGCTTGAATGCATTCTCGCACAGTATGATTGATAAAAATCAGACTTTAGCGGCATTCGTATTTGGGGTCATTGAACGGTCGCTCATTCCTTTTGGATTGCACCACATTTTCTATTCGCCGTTCTGGTTCGAGTTCGGTCAATATGTAAATAAAGCCGGGGAACTCGTCCGCGGGGATCAGAAGATCTTCTTCGCCCAACTAGCGGACGGTGTGAACTTAACAGCAGGTACGTTCATGGTCGGGAAATTCCCGTTCATGATGTTCGGATTACCAGCAGCCGCGTTAGCGATGTACCATGAAGCAAGGCCTGAGCATAAGAAATTGGTAGCCGGGATGATGGGCTCCGCAGCACTAACGTCCTTCCTGACAGGAATTACGGAACCGTTAGAGTTCTCCTTCTTATTCGTTGCACCTCTTCTTTTTGCGGTACACGCGTTATTTGCCGGGTTGTCGTTCATGACGATGCAATTGTTGAATGTGAAAATAGGGATGACCTTCTCGGGCGGCGTCATCGACTTTTTGCTGTTTGGTGTGCTGCCGAATCGTACGCGCTGGTGGTTAGTTATCGTGGTTGGTCTTATACTGGCGGTCATTTATTATTTTGGCTTCCGGTTTGCAATTCGTGCCTTTAATCTAAGAACTCCAGGCAGAGAAGAAGTTACCCGAGACAGAGCAGCGGTTAGTGCGAAGGATGCGGATGAACTGCCCCGCAATATTCTGACAGCACTCGGCGGTCAAGAGAACATCACGTCGCTAGATGCATGTATTACGCGGCTGCGCGTAACTGTGAAGAACTCAGCAGGTGTAAATAAAAGTCAGTTGAAGGAGCTGGGAGCTTCTGGCGTATTAGAGGTCGGAAATAATATTCAAGCGATTTTCGGTCCGAAATCGGACATCCTGAAGACAAAAATTAGTGAGATCATTACACGAGACAGTATGGAGCTCGAAGCATCGAAGGATGTTGTGAAGGATAAGGATACAGAGAAGCCTAGCGATAAAGAATAG
- a CDS encoding class II fructose-bisphosphate aldolase has translation MPLVSMKDMLVKALKEGYAVGQFNINNLEWTQAILAAAEEEKSPVILGVSEGAARHMGGFKVVTAMTAALIEEMKITVPVAIHLDHGSSFDKCKAAIDAGFTSVMIDASHHPFAENVETTKKVVEYAHSKGVSVEAELGTVGGQEDDVVADGVIYADPAECAELVKLTGIDCLAPALGSVHGPYKGEPKLGFKEMEEICKSTQLPLVLHGGTGIPTDQIKKSISLGTAKINVNTENQIAFSKKVREVLAADSEAFDPRKYIVPGRDAIKATVIGKIREFGSSNKA, from the coding sequence ATGCCATTAGTATCAATGAAAGACATGCTAGTCAAAGCGCTTAAAGAAGGCTATGCGGTTGGTCAATTCAACATCAATAACTTGGAGTGGACGCAGGCGATCCTAGCTGCAGCAGAAGAAGAGAAATCTCCAGTTATCCTTGGTGTATCTGAAGGCGCAGCTCGTCATATGGGCGGATTCAAAGTTGTTACTGCAATGACTGCAGCACTAATCGAAGAAATGAAAATCACTGTTCCAGTTGCAATCCACTTGGACCATGGTTCAAGCTTCGACAAATGTAAAGCTGCAATCGATGCTGGCTTCACATCCGTTATGATCGATGCTTCGCATCATCCATTTGCTGAGAACGTTGAAACAACGAAAAAAGTTGTTGAATATGCACACAGCAAAGGCGTATCTGTAGAAGCTGAGCTTGGTACAGTTGGCGGACAAGAAGACGATGTTGTTGCTGATGGCGTAATCTACGCTGACCCAGCTGAGTGTGCAGAGCTTGTTAAATTGACAGGCATCGATTGCCTAGCTCCAGCTCTTGGTTCTGTTCATGGTCCTTACAAAGGCGAACCAAAACTTGGATTCAAAGAAATGGAAGAGATCTGCAAATCGACTCAACTTCCATTGGTTCTTCATGGTGGAACAGGTATTCCTACAGATCAAATCAAGAAATCTATCTCCTTGGGTACTGCAAAAATCAACGTAAACACAGAGAACCAAATCGCGTTCTCCAAAAAAGTTCGTGAAGTTCTTGCAGCAGACAGCGAAGCATTCGATCCTCGTAAATATATCGTTCCAGGTCGCGATGCGATCAAAGCAACAGTTATCGGTAAAATCCGCGAGTTCGGTTCTTCGAACAAAGCGTAA
- a CDS encoding GNAT family N-acetyltransferase codes for MSGPYSVSKLTKSDKPLFVTLMRRAFARDPLFLHIFGDSEQDRRARGRVEAFVSFLFDKSLLFHEEEVWGVFENERLLGTYLVEKPPTRRPNVSGVLFLTMRLIPLLFQISTRAVNLLNSYMHVTRSAAPSVTHHYLIMIGVQPEAQGKGIGRVMLQHLLDTVNADKNSCGIALDTENKENVHLYQRFGFTLNKETQFDNLSVYCMFHQKISPENDASTLKSE; via the coding sequence ATGAGCGGCCCCTACAGCGTATCCAAGCTAACCAAGTCGGATAAACCCTTATTCGTGACCCTCATGCGTAGGGCTTTTGCCCGGGATCCTTTATTCCTGCATATATTTGGTGATTCCGAACAAGACCGTAGAGCAAGAGGACGCGTCGAAGCTTTTGTCTCTTTTTTGTTCGATAAAAGCCTTCTGTTCCATGAAGAGGAGGTATGGGGTGTTTTTGAAAATGAACGCTTGCTTGGCACTTACCTCGTTGAGAAGCCACCAACAAGGAGACCTAACGTGAGCGGAGTCTTATTTTTAACCATGCGGTTGATTCCTTTATTGTTCCAAATATCCACACGAGCTGTGAATCTCCTTAATTCCTATATGCACGTTACAAGATCGGCGGCTCCTTCCGTTACACATCACTATCTCATTATGATTGGAGTTCAGCCAGAAGCGCAGGGTAAAGGCATTGGCAGAGTGATGCTGCAGCATTTGTTGGATACGGTAAATGCAGACAAAAATTCGTGTGGCATCGCTCTGGATACCGAAAATAAGGAAAATGTTCATTTGTACCAGCGATTTGGATTTACTTTAAACAAGGAGACTCAATTCGACAATTTATCTGTGTATTGCATGTTCCATCAAAAAATATCACCCGAAAATGATGCTTCTACGCTGAAATCTGAATAA
- a CDS encoding TetR/AcrR family transcriptional regulator: MNGFERRKQKKLEQIYRVSFELFSKFGFQKVSVNEIAQLAKVSPATIYNYFGTKEQLYTDMLMNWMDKQLEQYERILDSELSFPEKTREIMLLEANNLQIISDEFSRVSELGGWVQTMESYNEQKIIQFFAKYVAMGKQEGYIHRGQTDEVTMLYFTMYKNELGRYWQEEDQEHKSRSMDQLMQLFFYGLVGKTE, translated from the coding sequence ATGAACGGTTTTGAACGACGAAAACAGAAAAAACTCGAGCAAATCTATCGTGTGTCATTTGAATTATTTTCAAAATTCGGATTCCAGAAGGTTAGTGTGAATGAGATCGCTCAACTGGCCAAGGTTTCCCCGGCAACGATATATAACTATTTCGGGACTAAAGAACAGCTCTATACAGATATGCTAATGAATTGGATGGACAAGCAGTTAGAGCAGTATGAGCGCATTCTTGATTCAGAACTTTCCTTTCCTGAGAAGACCAGGGAAATCATGCTACTCGAGGCCAATAACTTACAAATCATATCCGATGAATTTTCCAGAGTCTCTGAGCTAGGTGGATGGGTGCAAACGATGGAGAGCTATAACGAGCAGAAAATTATCCAATTTTTTGCGAAGTATGTCGCGATGGGGAAACAAGAGGGGTATATTCATAGAGGGCAGACAGACGAGGTAACGATGCTGTATTTTACGATGTACAAGAATGAGCTGGGTCGGTATTGGCAAGAGGAGGATCAAGAGCATAAATCTCGGAGTATGGATCAATTGATGCAGTTGTTTTTTTATGGACTGGTCGGAAAAACAGAATAA
- a CDS encoding LysR family transcriptional regulator, with amino-acid sequence MNINKLQTFITLTECLNFTEAAERLYCSQPSVSMQVQSIEEDLGVPLFDRIGKKLYLTKQGEAFKPYAEQIINLLHTAKDHIRQLEDLSYGTLSFGASNFVGVYLLPKLLRDYSRSFPDIKINMNITSSSALTHLLESNKVEFLIISDRVMVDESRYQRKTFYQDELVLVVPPLHPLASKTSCTFEDLVDETLIIKPDKSATRSYLEEEFKELGFSPPKYLEISNLEGIKQGVIHELGVAMISSFAIEQEVKHGLLVKVPIEGVTFKRGICYVYHRSKHLSPATKRFLALLDDKYSANASY; translated from the coding sequence ATGAATATCAATAAATTGCAGACCTTCATCACCCTAACCGAATGCTTGAACTTCACGGAAGCAGCCGAGCGGCTCTACTGCTCCCAGCCATCGGTGAGCATGCAAGTGCAGAGCATTGAAGAGGATCTCGGCGTGCCCCTATTCGATCGTATCGGCAAGAAGCTGTACCTGACGAAGCAAGGCGAGGCGTTCAAGCCGTATGCCGAGCAGATCATCAATCTGCTGCATACCGCCAAGGATCATATCCGGCAGCTGGAGGACTTATCCTACGGCACACTGTCGTTTGGCGCGAGTAATTTCGTCGGGGTCTATTTGCTGCCGAAGCTGCTACGTGATTATTCGCGTTCTTTTCCCGATATCAAAATTAACATGAACATCACGTCTTCCAGCGCTTTAACCCACCTGCTCGAATCCAATAAAGTCGAATTCCTCATCATCTCGGACCGGGTCATGGTCGACGAATCGCGGTATCAGCGCAAGACGTTCTATCAAGATGAGCTTGTCCTGGTTGTCCCGCCCTTACACCCGCTGGCGAGCAAAACGTCTTGTACGTTCGAGGACTTGGTCGACGAGACGCTAATCATTAAACCCGATAAGTCCGCCACGCGCAGCTATTTGGAGGAGGAATTCAAGGAACTGGGATTCTCGCCGCCAAAGTATCTCGAGATTAGCAATCTCGAAGGCATCAAACAAGGCGTCATTCATGAACTGGGGGTCGCGATGATCTCAAGCTTCGCGATTGAGCAGGAAGTGAAGCATGGACTCTTGGTCAAAGTACCGATCGAAGGCGTCACCTTCAAGCGCGGCATCTGCTATGTCTATCACCGGAGCAAGCATCTATCCCCTGCGACCAAGCGGTTCCTTGCATTATTGGATGATAAATATAGCGCAAATGCATCATACTAA
- a CDS encoding SLC13 family permease, with amino-acid sequence MTEVSPKEPSVKKKSKIETAMKRLGIPLAVIIALLLFFMPTPEGMSLEAQRSIAIFTGALILWITTPIPIYLTSIIAILLLPLVGAVEDQEVAFGTLGFDVIWLMVAAFILTAAMIKSNLGRRLSLWMVTQFGKTPKKTLFLLIVINFILAFFVPSTTARATLMVPICLILLEVYKALPGESNLGRVMMLQGVQADALATSGVMTATSGNIIAVGFINEQAGGHIGYMDWLLASMPTAIITMILTFFIGLKLFPLKSGSSFENARDTLKEELKKLGKFSVDEKKALAIFVFTVLLWATGDYHKAWFGFELSTEQTAVLGALLCLLPRIGLLTWKETNIKWELMIFAAGAYAVGNALDKSKGAEWIINKVVMGLGMEHMNHTLVVIVVIFLSMYSHLIFTSKTVRVTILIPAFIALAKTLGMDPVPLALAAAMTMTYTITLPPHSKVNTIYFGTGYFSVLDQVKYAIVTCFIGACVISLAVFTWFKVIGI; translated from the coding sequence ATGACCGAGGTTTCACCGAAGGAGCCATCTGTCAAGAAGAAGAGCAAGATTGAGACCGCCATGAAAAGGTTAGGGATTCCGCTTGCTGTCATTATCGCGCTATTATTGTTTTTCATGCCGACCCCTGAGGGGATGAGCCTGGAAGCGCAGCGTTCCATTGCGATATTTACGGGTGCGCTGATTCTATGGATCACAACGCCAATTCCGATTTATTTGACATCGATTATAGCGATTCTATTGCTTCCGCTCGTGGGAGCGGTGGAAGATCAAGAGGTTGCCTTCGGCACATTAGGGTTCGATGTCATCTGGTTGATGGTGGCTGCCTTCATTCTGACAGCTGCGATGATTAAGTCGAATCTGGGCCGGCGATTATCCTTATGGATGGTTACGCAGTTCGGGAAGACGCCGAAGAAGACCTTATTTCTATTGATCGTCATTAACTTCATACTCGCCTTCTTCGTGCCGTCGACGACGGCAAGGGCGACGCTGATGGTGCCGATTTGTCTTATTCTGCTCGAAGTGTATAAGGCGCTGCCGGGAGAGAGCAACCTGGGACGCGTGATGATGCTGCAGGGCGTTCAAGCAGATGCGCTCGCGACATCTGGGGTCATGACGGCAACGTCCGGGAATATTATTGCGGTAGGGTTCATTAATGAACAGGCTGGCGGTCATATCGGGTATATGGACTGGCTGCTCGCGTCGATGCCAACGGCGATCATTACGATGATCCTGACGTTCTTCATCGGCTTGAAGCTGTTCCCGCTCAAGAGCGGATCAAGTTTCGAGAACGCGAGGGATACGCTGAAGGAAGAGCTAAAGAAGCTTGGCAAGTTCTCCGTCGACGAGAAGAAGGCGCTCGCGATCTTCGTCTTCACCGTCCTGTTATGGGCAACAGGCGATTACCACAAGGCGTGGTTCGGCTTCGAATTAAGTACGGAGCAGACAGCTGTGCTGGGCGCACTCTTATGTCTGCTGCCCCGCATCGGACTGCTCACTTGGAAAGAGACAAATATCAAGTGGGAGCTCATGATTTTTGCCGCGGGTGCGTACGCGGTCGGGAATGCGCTGGATAAATCCAAAGGCGCGGAGTGGATTATTAATAAAGTGGTTATGGGTCTAGGGATGGAGCATATGAACCATACACTAGTCGTGATCGTCGTTATTTTCCTCAGTATGTACAGTCACTTGATCTTTACGAGTAAAACGGTACGGGTTACGATTCTCATACCGGCATTTATCGCGCTGGCCAAGACGCTCGGGATGGACCCGGTGCCGCTGGCTCTCGCAGCCGCGATGACGATGACGTATACGATTACGCTGCCGCCGCACTCGAAGGTGAATACGATCTATTTCGGAACCGGTTATTTCTCCGTCTTGGATCAAGTGAAATATGCGATTGTGACCTGCTTCATCGGGGCATGCGTCATCAGCTTGGCTGTCTTTACTTGGTTTAAAGTGATTGGAATATAG
- the apgM gene encoding 2,3-bisphosphoglycerate-independent phosphoglycerate mutase → MLNRKVILAIADGLGDRPHPMLDNRTPLEYANTPTLDRLAAEGITGMMDLISPGIPVGTDMGHLILFGYEPHHYPGRGPIEALGIGMDVQPGDVVLRCNFATVDENGIVVDRRAGRIREGTEAIAEAFRGLAIDGVQIEFRPATEHRAVLILRGEGLSDQISDSDPKAPNDGSSYHEVLPLNATEEAVRTARILNAFLAKAHALLSDHPVNVERVEQGQQPANFILTRGAGQMALLEPITERLHLTGSCIAGEGTVLGVAKLAGFTPITDSRMTANVDTDVALKAKLALEQIVENDMVLVHLKAPDLMGHDNKPLEKAKAIEQFDRMVGLIAEGLPEDVYLALAADHSTPCEIGEHTGDPVPVLIYGPSIRRDRTVLYNEMDCAYGGLGHVTGYQFVQTLHGLMGRVKKQGN, encoded by the coding sequence ATGTTGAACAGAAAAGTAATTCTTGCGATTGCAGACGGATTGGGCGACCGTCCACATCCTATGTTAGATAATCGAACACCGCTGGAATACGCGAATACGCCGACCCTGGACCGGCTTGCAGCCGAAGGGATTACGGGCATGATGGATTTGATCAGTCCCGGGATTCCCGTTGGCACCGATATGGGGCACTTGATCTTGTTCGGCTATGAACCGCATCATTATCCAGGGCGCGGTCCCATTGAAGCGCTCGGCATCGGGATGGACGTCCAGCCGGGGGATGTGGTGCTGCGCTGCAACTTCGCAACCGTGGATGAGAATGGCATTGTGGTTGATCGCCGGGCAGGCCGTATCCGTGAGGGAACGGAAGCGATCGCGGAAGCGTTTCGGGGCCTCGCGATCGACGGTGTTCAGATCGAATTCCGCCCGGCTACGGAACATCGAGCGGTGCTCATTCTACGCGGCGAGGGCTTGAGCGACCAGATTAGCGATTCGGATCCAAAGGCGCCGAACGACGGCAGTTCGTATCATGAGGTTCTGCCGCTGAACGCGACGGAAGAAGCGGTGAGAACGGCGCGTATACTGAATGCGTTTCTAGCGAAGGCGCACGCGCTGTTATCCGATCATCCGGTGAACGTGGAGCGGGTGGAGCAAGGGCAGCAACCTGCGAACTTCATCCTCACGCGGGGCGCGGGGCAGATGGCTCTGCTCGAGCCGATCACGGAACGGCTGCATCTGACAGGCAGCTGCATTGCCGGTGAAGGCACCGTGCTCGGCGTCGCGAAGCTTGCCGGCTTCACGCCAATCACGGACAGCCGCATGACGGCGAACGTGGATACGGATGTAGCGCTCAAGGCGAAGCTGGCCTTGGAGCAGATCGTGGAGAACGATATGGTGCTCGTGCATCTGAAGGCACCGGATTTGATGGGCCATGACAATAAGCCGCTCGAGAAGGCGAAGGCGATTGAGCAGTTCGACCGGATGGTCGGCCTGATTGCCGAAGGCCTTCCGGAAGATGTCTACCTTGCGCTCGCGGCCGACCATTCGACGCCGTGCGAGATTGGCGAGCATACCGGCGATCCGGTGCCGGTGCTCATCTATGGGCCAAGCATCCGTCGAGATCGTACGGTGCTCTACAATGAGATGGATTGTGCTTACGGCGGGCTCGGGCACGTGACAGGATACCAGTTTGTTCAGACGCTCCACGGGCTAATGGGTCGTGTGAAGAAGCAGGGGAATTAA
- a CDS encoding alpha/beta hydrolase family protein: MRSLEMVTTIFNILLLGWMVFARSKSQRGLLGGFGISVILVLVHALVEGMRWQMIPVYTMTLIPIVILAVRRAFTPKEGYKKGTRSRIRLILTTVLAALYAVIAIALPIVLPIFTFEKPTGPYKVGTITYDWKDEQREETLTPEPGDKRELMVQIWYPADAQAKGRTAPYLSHGDVFAEGYSTILNMPKALFTTFGYVKTHAIESAELSASATTYPVLLFSHGFSGHKNQNTFQVEQLASQGYIVVGIDHTYSSTASVFADGRVAPYVPQDMNSGTYLDQANDGWVEDAKFVLDQVEKLAKNDPDNRFTGRMDLQNVGMFGHSFGGATSTQMLMTDARIKAAVNLDGILYGKQRIPAGGLKKPFLMMSADGSLDSLQMIQDPAMKQMMKDLIARYAHVAEGGNYWMKLNHMTHMGFTDLYLFSPLYEQMEGVDARGAHRLINAYSLDFFNHYLKHQPLQLLEQNIGEHPDFTLQKG, translated from the coding sequence ATGAGATCACTTGAAATGGTGACAACAATCTTCAATATTCTATTGCTTGGCTGGATGGTATTCGCGAGGAGCAAGTCGCAGCGCGGGCTGCTCGGTGGGTTCGGTATATCCGTGATTCTCGTGCTGGTACACGCGCTCGTCGAAGGCATGCGGTGGCAGATGATTCCGGTCTATACGATGACGCTCATCCCGATCGTAATCTTAGCCGTACGTCGGGCGTTCACACCCAAAGAGGGGTATAAAAAAGGTACACGTTCCCGTATCCGATTGATCCTCACGACGGTGCTGGCCGCGCTGTACGCGGTTATCGCCATCGCGCTGCCCATTGTACTGCCGATATTCACGTTCGAGAAGCCGACAGGGCCGTATAAGGTCGGTACGATCACTTATGATTGGAAGGATGAACAGCGGGAGGAGACGCTCACGCCCGAACCTGGCGACAAACGCGAGCTGATGGTGCAGATCTGGTATCCAGCCGATGCACAAGCCAAGGGCCGTACGGCCCCTTATCTATCACATGGGGATGTCTTTGCCGAGGGGTACAGCACGATTTTGAACATGCCGAAGGCCTTGTTCACGACATTTGGTTATGTGAAGACGCATGCCATCGAATCCGCGGAACTGTCCGCGTCGGCAACAACCTATCCGGTACTCTTGTTCTCGCATGGATTTAGTGGACACAAGAATCAGAACACCTTCCAGGTGGAGCAGCTCGCCAGCCAAGGCTATATCGTGGTAGGCATCGATCACACCTACAGCAGTACGGCATCGGTGTTTGCGGATGGTCGAGTGGCCCCATATGTGCCGCAAGACATGAACTCGGGTACCTACTTAGATCAAGCTAATGACGGATGGGTTGAGGACGCGAAGTTCGTGCTCGACCAAGTGGAGAAGCTCGCGAAGAACGATCCCGACAACCGGTTCACCGGGCGAATGGATCTGCAGAACGTGGGGATGTTCGGTCATTCCTTCGGCGGAGCGACGAGCACGCAGATGCTGATGACGGATGCGAGGATCAAAGCGGCCGTGAATCTGGATGGCATCTTGTATGGCAAGCAGCGAATTCCAGCTGGAGGTCTGAAGAAGCCGTTCCTCATGATGAGTGCGGACGGATCCCTCGATAGCCTGCAGATGATCCAAGATCCGGCCATGAAGCAGATGATGAAGGACCTGATTGCACGGTATGCGCATGTTGCCGAAGGCGGCAACTACTGGATGAAGCTCAATCATATGACGCATATGGGCTTCACGGATTTGTACCTGTTCTCCCCGCTGTATGAACAGATGGAAGGTGTCGACGCGCGAGGGGCTCACCGCTTGATCAACGCGTATTCTCTGGATTTCTTCAATCATTATTTGAAGCACCAGCCCCTTCAGCTGTTGGAGCAGAACATCGGCGAACATCCGGATTTTACGCTGCAAAAAGGTTAA
- a CDS encoding MerR family transcriptional regulator yields MNKKYPIGEVARMTGSTVKTIRYYDEIGLIKPSEYTEGGHRLYTADDIWRLELITTLRYLDFGIDEIHQLIAGELTVEKALAWQIESLETQANTIASMISVLRQAQMHGNDSLRYIHDLVNARTIDTESRRQFIADKVEEAHLFEGIPDEWRDPLLYYFNKFVVHQPKTSAKQTAAWQELQELMNDPQFIADLKRVELLFSRIVHQPRYNAATWGKKMEHIQDRLNHAWKQKCTAGSTVVQSIVEDMAMLYANSAELAPSDREDFFRSYAEYFESTRTKHLERCNTLCAIISPQYHQLYKGSQLLYQGIQWRLQQQTEGC; encoded by the coding sequence ATGAACAAGAAATATCCGATCGGGGAAGTCGCTAGAATGACGGGATCCACCGTGAAGACGATCCGTTACTATGATGAGATTGGATTGATCAAGCCAAGCGAGTATACGGAGGGCGGTCATCGGCTGTATACGGCAGATGATATCTGGCGATTAGAGCTCATTACGACTTTGCGCTATCTGGATTTCGGCATTGACGAAATCCATCAGTTGATTGCAGGGGAATTAACCGTAGAGAAGGCGCTGGCGTGGCAGATCGAGTCACTGGAGACGCAGGCGAATACGATCGCGAGCATGATATCCGTCTTGCGACAGGCTCAGATGCACGGGAACGATTCGCTTCGATACATCCATGATCTGGTGAATGCACGGACCATCGATACCGAGAGTCGCAGACAATTCATCGCAGACAAAGTGGAAGAGGCTCATTTATTCGAGGGTATCCCCGACGAGTGGAGAGACCCTCTTCTATATTATTTCAATAAATTCGTCGTCCATCAGCCCAAGACGTCGGCCAAGCAGACGGCCGCCTGGCAGGAACTGCAAGAGCTCATGAACGATCCGCAATTCATCGCGGATCTGAAGCGCGTCGAGCTGCTCTTCTCTCGTATCGTGCATCAGCCCCGCTATAACGCGGCGACTTGGGGGAAGAAGATGGAGCATATTCAAGATCGCTTGAATCACGCATGGAAGCAGAAATGTACGGCAGGCAGCACGGTGGTCCAATCCATTGTAGAGGATATGGCCATGCTGTATGCCAATTCAGCGGAGTTAGCGCCTAGCGATCGTGAAGACTTCTTCCGATCCTATGCGGAATATTTCGAGAGCACACGAACCAAGCATTTGGAACGGTGCAACACGTTATGCGCCATCATTAGCCCGCAGTACCACCAATTGTATAAGGGAAGCCAATTATTATATCAGGGCATCCAATGGAGACTTCAGCAGCAAACAGAAGGTTGTTAA